In Sesamum indicum cultivar Zhongzhi No. 13 linkage group LG8, S_indicum_v1.0, whole genome shotgun sequence, the sequence AAGACTCAATTCATGGGCTGTGGATCGAAGCTCATACCCGACCCAGTCTacctttaatatttattacttgtatttgtttgtttctatattttatttttttagaatgtatttgaaaaagtgaaaaaaaatttattatatgtgcAAGAAGGAGCGTGCCACAAACGGCTTCGTTATATTTAGATGCaaagaattaatatatgacAACCTCCTTAAAATTCACCAAGTACAACATAAAACATAAGACATCAGTGAAACGGGTCTGCCTCATTCGACATAGATTACATATGTCTAATACATGGATGGTGCAAACCAAGAAAAGACAAGTGCAATTAAAATTCTTGCTATTCGTTAAGCAAATCAAATTCCTAGATTAAATATAACTGACAGtcaacttatatttttacatcgtCCACTGCTAAGAAAAACTGAGACTTGCGGACAAATTCTTGGTTTGAAATTACTAACAGTGCTCCTGATTGAATATCTAAATGAGGAAGATCAATACTGTCTTACTTAGAACCATCCTTCTCATTTCTATTGCAACACATTCTTGGTTTGAAGCCCTTCTCCAGCATCTTCTCCACCTCCTCAAACTGCAGTCCCTTTGTTTCTGGTACTATGAAATATATAGCCACCAGTCCCATGAAGGAAAACACAGCGAACAAGACAAACGTGCCGGATGCACCGAGAGATTCTGTAAGAGTCAAGAATGTCTCACTCACAATCAGATTTGAAATCCAGTTGAAAACTGCTGCGATTCCTCCTCCCACACCTCTGTACCTCAATGGGTATATCTCGGAGTTAACGATCCATGGTGCAGTTCCCATTCCAGGCGAGTAAGATATGATGTACAATCCTAGGAGCAGAACTGCAAACAACCCGAACTTGCTCGGGCAACCTTTTGTGTACCACATACGATGTTCTCCTTGGCACATGCCTTTTATCGCATCCGTTGAAGCCAGACATGCTCCAGGTTGATACTAATGACAATGCAAATATGTGTTAAGTTGAATTCGGATgattaaagtgaaaattttacaTGTGAAAAAACTTACTTTGTTGTCTCCATTAGCACAGAACGCACAGTCGGATGATGCTTTCAGGCAGTTCATGCAATTCCAGGTTGATGGCTGAGATTCTTGCAAGAAACTAGAGCATGTTAAGTTCCTGCCAAAGTGGAGGGATTCAGAGCTGCTGATGTTTGGTGCGTGATTGGAAGCTGCGTAGAACAGGCCAGATAATGCAAGAAGGCAGATGATGATCCCAAACATGGATATGATCATCAGCCGTCTCCTCCCAAATCTGTCGACAAACCCCATGCTTACGACTGATCCAATGGCGTTCAAACCAGAAGTGATGAGGGAGAGTGCCAAAGCTGTCTTGTTTGAGGCAAATCCTGCGAGTTGAACGATCGTGGGACTGTAGTACATGACGGTGTTTATGCCGACAAATTGCTGAGCAACTTGAACAGTGATCCCTGCGTAGAGGCCTCTACGGACAACACGATTTCCCCAAATGTTCTTCAGCCTTGACAGTAAACCACTGCCGATAGACCCTTCGTCAGC encodes:
- the LOC105168032 gene encoding inositol transporter 4, with translation MEGGVAKPDKTEFTECWRTSCRTPYIMRLAVSAGIGGLLFGYDTGVISGALLYIRDDFKSVEKQTWLQETIVSMAVAGAIVGAAFGGWINDKYGRKVSILLADIVFFIGAVVMAASVAPWMIILGRISVGLGVGMASMTSPLYISEVSPARIRGALVSTNGLLITGGQFLAYLINLAFTKTPGTWRWMLGVAGVPAVVQFLLMLSLPESPRWLYRQDKVKEAREILEKIYPADEVEEEMKALQSSIEAEKADEGSIGSGLLSRLKNIWGNRVVRRGLYAGITVQVAQQFVGINTVMYYSPTIVQLAGFASNKTALALSLITSGLNAIGSVVSMGFVDRFGRRRLMIISMFGIIICLLALSGLFYAASNHAPNISSSESLHFGRNLTCSSFLQESQPSTWNCMNCLKASSDCAFCANGDNKYQPGACLASTDAIKGMCQGEHRMWYTKGCPSKFGLFAVLLLGLYIISYSPGMGTAPWIVNSEIYPLRYRGVGGGIAAVFNWISNLIVSETFLTLTESLGASGTFVLFAVFSFMGLVAIYFIVPETKGLQFEEVEKMLEKGFKPRMCCNRNEKDGSK